From Camarhynchus parvulus chromosome 10, STF_HiC, whole genome shotgun sequence, one genomic window encodes:
- the BLOC1S6 gene encoding biogenesis of lysosome-related organelles complex 1 subunit 6, translating into MSGAEGKEAAAAGDPGRSLAPSDASPDEGVVEDLPLIDEKAVEQLTEGLISHYLPDLQRSKSALQELTQNQVVLLETLEQEISKFKECNSIVDINALFSEAKHYHNKLVSIRNEMMMLHEKTSKLKKRALKLQQKRQKEELEREQQREKELEREKQLTAKPAKRT; encoded by the exons ATGAGCGGcgcagaggggaaggaggcggcggccgcgggTGACCCCGGGCGTTCGCTGG CTCCCAGTGATGCGTCTCCAGATGAAGGAGTTGTAGAAGATCTGCCTTTAATAGATGAGaaggctgtggagcagctgaCTGAAGGATTGATTTCCCACTATCTACCTGATCTTCAGCGATCAaaatcagcactgcaggaactTAC acAGAACCAAGTGGTACTGCTAGAAACATTAGAacaagaaatttcaaaattcaagGAGTGTAACTCCATTGTTGATATCAATGCTTTG TTTTCAGAAGCTAAACACTATCACAACAAGTTAGTGAGTATTAGAAATGAAATGATGATGCTGCATGAGAAGACATCAAAGTTAAAA AAAAGAGCGCTTAAGCTGCAACAAAAGAGGCAGAAGGAAGAGTTGGAACGGGAGCAGCAACGTGAGAAGGAACTTGAAAGGGAGAAACAGTTAACAGCAAAACCTGCAAAGAGGACCTGA